The following proteins are encoded in a genomic region of Paenibacillus sp. FSL H3-0469:
- a CDS encoding RsmB/NOP family class I SAM-dependent RNA methyltransferase, whose product MTAQLPGAFAQRMKELLGPEYEQFTDTYQQSPYGGIRANTLKITVDGLREHSPFPLEPIPWCPSGFYTGEGARPGKHPYYHAGLYYIQEPSAMAPVELLDVQPGDRVLDLCAAPGGKSTQIAAKLQGEGLLVSNDLHPERTKALAKNLELYGVRNGIVLNERPERIAAAFPRFFDRILIDAPCSGEGMFRKDEDMVRQWEPGTPDKYAEMQREILQTAATALKPGGTMVYSTCTFAPEEDEELVAGFLAGHPHFSLVPIGGTGPYAAGLGPLPGAARLWPHKVKGEGHFMAVLRHEGSGGSEREAFETGAAGNGTTVTNTLENVKARNESREKSLSAAPRSKPGKTDSHSKAVPGKADYGRGGKGGRGSGHGSGSGFGRAGTGPGPQSQRTGGEAVAFAVYADFIQELLGTQPPGHAIWFGDHLYISPLPREALDGLKTVRPGWYVGQIKSGRFVPGHPLATALRPEECSRSVSLSSASGEAVSYLKGETLSIPAERMSIKDGHAYKGYTLVCIDGFSAGWGKWQDGLLKNEYPAGWRWT is encoded by the coding sequence ATGACAGCACAACTGCCCGGAGCTTTCGCGCAGCGTATGAAAGAGCTGCTGGGACCGGAATATGAGCAATTTACAGATACCTATCAGCAGTCACCTTACGGGGGAATCCGGGCCAATACACTGAAAATAACGGTGGACGGGCTGCGGGAGCACTCCCCCTTCCCCCTGGAGCCGATTCCCTGGTGCCCTTCGGGCTTCTATACCGGAGAGGGAGCCAGACCCGGAAAGCACCCCTATTATCATGCGGGGCTGTACTATATTCAGGAGCCGAGTGCCATGGCCCCGGTTGAACTGCTGGATGTTCAGCCGGGGGATCGGGTGCTCGATCTGTGCGCAGCCCCGGGCGGCAAGTCTACCCAGATTGCTGCCAAGCTGCAGGGTGAAGGCCTGCTAGTCTCGAATGACCTGCATCCTGAACGGACAAAGGCGCTCGCCAAGAATCTGGAGCTGTACGGGGTACGTAACGGCATTGTCCTGAATGAGCGCCCGGAGCGGATTGCGGCGGCCTTTCCCCGCTTCTTCGACCGGATTCTGATCGACGCGCCGTGTTCGGGTGAAGGCATGTTCCGCAAGGACGAGGATATGGTCAGACAGTGGGAGCCGGGAACCCCGGACAAATATGCGGAGATGCAGCGGGAGATTCTGCAGACGGCAGCCACGGCGCTGAAGCCGGGCGGAACGATGGTCTACTCGACGTGCACCTTCGCGCCGGAAGAGGACGAGGAGCTGGTGGCCGGATTCCTGGCTGGCCATCCGCACTTCTCGCTGGTTCCCATAGGCGGAACCGGTCCGTACGCTGCCGGACTCGGCCCATTGCCGGGTGCGGCGCGGCTGTGGCCGCATAAGGTCAAGGGGGAAGGGCATTTCATGGCGGTATTGCGTCATGAGGGAAGTGGCGGATCGGAGAGAGAGGCATTTGAAACCGGGGCAGCAGGAAATGGAACTACGGTGACAAACACTTTAGAGAACGTAAAAGCACGAAATGAGTCGAGAGAGAAAAGTCTGTCAGCCGCGCCCCGGAGCAAGCCTGGCAAAACAGACTCTCATAGTAAGGCAGTTCCCGGTAAGGCAGATTACGGCCGGGGCGGCAAGGGAGGACGCGGATCTGGACACGGCTCCGGCTCTGGCTTTGGTAGAGCCGGAACGGGTCCAGGTCCGCAGTCACAGCGAACTGGCGGGGAAGCGGTAGCGTTCGCGGTCTATGCGGACTTTATTCAAGAGCTGCTGGGGACACAGCCGCCCGGACATGCGATATGGTTCGGCGACCATCTTTATATCTCCCCGTTGCCGCGTGAAGCGCTGGACGGGCTGAAGACGGTCCGGCCGGGCTGGTATGTGGGGCAGATCAAGAGCGGCAGATTCGTTCCCGGTCATCCGCTCGCTACAGCACTTCGTCCTGAGGAATGCAGCCGCTCGGTATCGCTATCCAGCGCCAGCGGGGAAGCGGTCTCCTACCTGAAGGGGGAGACCTTGTCGATCCCCGCAGAACGCATGTCCATTAAGGATGGACATGCTTACAAAGGTTATACTCTCGTTTGCATTGACGGCTTCAGCGCAGGCTGGGGCAAATGGCAGGACGGACTACTGAAGAACGAATATCCCGCAGGCTGGAGGTGGACTTAG
- a CDS encoding DUF309 domain-containing protein, with protein MAYEPLYLAYLIYFNRDRDYFECHEVLEELWLEKQRDPLYKALLQVAVGLYHFRNANVRGGLILLKQSHEVLGRYPAVTLGIDLAKLVREAGEYVARLEAYNDQPFDYYDLTIRIVDPVLEEEVRLAAESTPPVLPQRRGPQRPDRPRHSPGGA; from the coding sequence ATGGCTTATGAGCCGCTGTATCTGGCCTACCTCATCTACTTCAACCGGGACAGGGATTATTTCGAATGTCATGAGGTGCTGGAGGAATTATGGCTGGAAAAGCAGCGTGATCCGTTATACAAAGCTCTGCTGCAGGTGGCAGTCGGGCTGTACCATTTCCGTAATGCCAATGTGCGCGGCGGCCTGATTCTGCTGAAGCAGTCTCATGAAGTACTGGGCAGATATCCGGCGGTGACGCTGGGGATTGATCTGGCGAAGCTGGTCCGGGAAGCCGGGGAGTATGTTGCCCGTCTGGAGGCTTACAACGATCAGCCCTTTGATTATTATGATCTCACAATCCGCATCGTAGACCCCGTGCTGGAGGAAGAGGTCAGGCTCGCTGCTGAGTCTACTCCGCCTGTGCTGCCTCAGCGGCGCGGGCCGCAGCGGCCGGACAGACCCAGGCACAGCCCGGGTGGCGCTTGA
- a CDS encoding quinone-dependent dihydroorotate dehydrogenase, with protein sequence MLYRHFGKPIFFKMDPETAHHLVIGGLNKADLVPGGSAAMRLMYGVPETADLAVDLFGVHFPTPVGLAAGLDKNAEAVGGFSSIGFGFMEVGTVTPVGQPGNDSPRLFRLLPDKALINRMGFNNEGAEAMAERLKKLKKRRIPVAVNIGRNKATPNELAHEDYRKCIRTLYPYGDFFVVNISSPNTPDLRSLQHGSELSNLLSEVKEEMELQRVKTGTTKGLLVKIAPDVSDAELEYMVHTIREAGMDGIIATNTTLSREGLQSDKAGETGGLSGQPLRERSTEIIRRIYSQTGGKLPIIGSGGIFTAQDAYDKIRAGASLVEIYTALIYEGPEVNRRVHAGLRQLLRRDGFQRLLDAVGADHH encoded by the coding sequence GTGCTGTATCGACATTTTGGCAAGCCAATTTTCTTTAAAATGGACCCGGAGACGGCGCATCATCTCGTCATCGGCGGACTGAATAAAGCAGATCTAGTACCCGGCGGGAGCGCAGCCATGCGCCTGATGTACGGGGTTCCTGAGACGGCAGATCTTGCAGTAGACCTGTTCGGGGTACATTTCCCGACCCCTGTGGGCTTAGCGGCAGGGCTGGATAAGAATGCGGAAGCGGTAGGAGGGTTCTCTTCGATCGGCTTCGGATTCATGGAGGTAGGCACGGTAACTCCGGTAGGCCAGCCCGGCAATGACAGCCCCCGGCTGTTCCGGCTGCTGCCCGACAAGGCGCTTATTAACCGGATGGGCTTCAATAATGAAGGCGCTGAGGCTATGGCTGAACGTCTCAAGAAGCTGAAGAAGCGCAGAATTCCGGTGGCGGTCAATATCGGACGCAACAAGGCCACCCCGAATGAATTGGCGCATGAGGATTACCGCAAGTGTATCCGTACGCTGTATCCGTACGGTGATTTTTTTGTGGTCAATATCAGCTCGCCGAATACCCCGGATCTCCGGAGTCTTCAGCATGGCAGCGAGCTCTCGAACCTGCTTAGCGAGGTTAAGGAAGAGATGGAGCTGCAGCGGGTGAAGACGGGCACTACGAAGGGGCTGCTGGTCAAGATCGCTCCCGATGTCAGCGACGCTGAGCTGGAATATATGGTACATACCATCAGGGAAGCCGGAATGGACGGCATCATTGCCACCAATACGACACTCTCCCGTGAAGGGCTGCAGAGCGACAAAGCCGGAGAGACGGGCGGGCTGAGCGGTCAGCCGCTGCGTGAACGTTCTACAGAGATTATCCGCAGAATCTATAGCCAGACTGGCGGCAAGCTGCCGATTATCGGGTCGGGCGGGATTTTTACAGCCCAGGATGCTTACGATAAGATACGTGCGGGCGCCAGTCTGGTCGAAATTTATACAGCACTCATCTATGAAGGGCCGGAGGTTAACCGCAGAGTGCATGCCGGACTACGGCAGCTGCTGCGGCGGGACGGCTTCCAGAGGCTCCTTGATGCGGTAGGCGCTGATCATCACTGA
- a CDS encoding pseudouridine synthase: MATGGTANKKQRIDKVLSHMGIGSRSDIRKQAKQGLITVNGAVVKDSGFHVDPEQDRIEVGGEPVLYREFIYLMMNKPPGVLSATEDKRDRTVLDLLKQEYAQFEPFPVGRLDKDTVGLLLLTNDGKLAHELLSPRKHVPKTYEATVEGEVDAADVAAFAEGVTLEDGYVTLPAQLSILSRERGSRVLSYISLTITEGKFHQVKRMFVAVGKKVVFLKRVSMGELKLDETLPEGACRELTARELTLLRGGGAAES, from the coding sequence ATGGCTACAGGAGGAACGGCGAATAAGAAACAGCGGATTGATAAGGTGCTGTCCCACATGGGGATTGGCTCGCGCAGCGATATCCGCAAGCAGGCCAAGCAGGGCCTGATCACAGTCAATGGAGCTGTCGTCAAAGACAGCGGGTTCCATGTAGACCCGGAGCAGGACCGCATAGAGGTTGGCGGGGAGCCGGTTCTCTACCGGGAATTCATCTATCTGATGATGAATAAACCGCCGGGCGTATTATCCGCCACCGAAGACAAACGGGACCGTACGGTTCTGGATCTGCTGAAGCAGGAGTATGCGCAGTTCGAGCCGTTCCCGGTCGGACGGCTGGATAAGGATACCGTGGGGCTTCTGCTGCTCACGAATGACGGCAAGCTGGCACATGAGCTGCTGTCCCCGCGCAAGCATGTCCCCAAAACCTACGAGGCTACCGTTGAGGGGGAGGTCGATGCAGCGGATGTGGCTGCTTTTGCCGAGGGTGTTACGCTTGAGGATGGTTATGTGACTCTGCCCGCGCAGCTTAGCATTCTAAGCAGAGAACGGGGCAGCCGCGTGCTGTCGTATATCTCACTCACCATTACGGAAGGCAAATTCCATCAGGTGAAGCGGATGTTCGTGGCTGTCGGGAAGAAGGTAGTGTTCCTGAAACGGGTGTCGATGGGCGAGCTCAAGCTGGATGAGACGCTGCCCGAGGGAGCTTGCCGGGAGCTCACGGCCCGTGAGCTTACGCTGCTGCGCGGCGGCGGGGCTGCGGAATCGTAA
- a CDS encoding GTP pyrophosphokinase family protein: protein MDVRDWGTFLLPYEQTVEELKVKFKTMRSELKKREEYTPIEFVTGRVKRLSSILEKAKRLNVKMEDLETGIEDIAGIRIMCQFVEDIRRVAEYIRARKDLEVLYEKDYITNYKESGYRSFHMIIRYPVQTALGQKIVLAEIQIRTLAMNFWATIEHSLNYKYRESLPDEMRVRLKTAAEAASILDSEMSSIREEILEAQKTFEENSNMTTQLLKAIHQLYFYHLVNEAIESQERFNAIWQAQDMDAMKELLDHVRELLSNAKKGSEPDGL from the coding sequence ATGGACGTCAGGGACTGGGGAACTTTTCTGCTTCCTTATGAACAAACGGTGGAGGAATTGAAGGTTAAATTCAAGACGATGCGCTCCGAACTTAAGAAAAGGGAAGAATATACTCCGATTGAATTCGTTACCGGCCGTGTAAAGCGGCTGTCTAGCATACTTGAGAAGGCTAAACGCTTAAACGTAAAAATGGAGGATCTGGAAACGGGCATCGAGGATATCGCCGGCATTCGCATTATGTGCCAGTTCGTCGAGGATATCCGCAGAGTGGCGGAATACATCCGTGCCCGCAAAGACCTTGAAGTACTATATGAGAAGGACTACATTACCAATTATAAGGAAAGCGGCTACCGCAGCTTCCATATGATCATCCGGTATCCGGTACAGACTGCGCTGGGTCAAAAGATTGTACTCGCTGAAATTCAAATCCGTACACTGGCGATGAACTTCTGGGCAACCATTGAGCATTCGCTGAATTATAAATACCGGGAGAGCCTGCCTGATGAAATGCGGGTGCGCCTGAAAACGGCAGCAGAAGCGGCTTCCATTCTGGACAGCGAGATGTCGAGTATCCGGGAAGAGATTCTGGAGGCCCAGAAGACCTTCGAGGAGAACTCGAACATGACGACCCAACTGCTGAAGGCAATCCACCAGCTGTATTTCTATCATCTTGTGAATGAAGCGATTGAGAGTCAGGAACGGTTCAATGCGATCTGGCAGGCTCAGGATATGGATGCAATGAAGGAACTGCTGGACCATGTGCGCGAGCTGCTCTCGAATGCCAAGAAGGGCAGCGAGCCGGATGGCTTATGA